A single Thermaerobacter sp. FW80 DNA region contains:
- a CDS encoding thermonuclease family protein, whose protein sequence is MDVIDGDTLEVEPLGGAPLPSTRVRLIGVNTPEVHGEVEPYGPHAARFTRRHLAGRVVWLEKDVSETDRYGRALRYVWLVEPPERPTPAHVREGMFNAILLLEGSAQVVTYPPDVRYADLFVRFQREAREAERGLWGLRAASGGRYGAGAADGGSSQPGSGAIRTAGARDPAPVGRRGGCDPAYPDVCIPSPPPDLDCGDIPYRDFRVLPPDPHRLDGWDRDGVGCER, encoded by the coding sequence GTGGACGTGATCGACGGCGACACCCTCGAGGTCGAGCCCCTGGGCGGTGCGCCGCTGCCCTCGACGCGGGTGCGGCTGATCGGTGTCAACACCCCCGAGGTCCACGGCGAGGTCGAACCCTACGGTCCGCATGCGGCCCGCTTCACCCGGCGGCATCTCGCGGGCCGGGTGGTGTGGCTCGAGAAGGACGTGTCGGAGACGGACCGCTACGGCCGCGCCCTGCGCTACGTTTGGCTGGTCGAACCGCCTGAGCGGCCGACGCCGGCCCATGTGCGGGAGGGGATGTTCAACGCTATCTTGCTCCTGGAGGGCTCCGCCCAGGTGGTCACCTACCCGCCGGACGTGCGATACGCGGACCTGTTCGTCCGGTTCCAGCGCGAGGCCCGGGAGGCGGAGCGCGGCCTGTGGGGCCTGCGGGCTGCGTCCGGCGGAAGGTATGGTGCCGGCGCGGCTGACGGCGGCTCGTCGCAGCCGGGATCCGGCGCGATCCGGACGGCGGGAGCGCGGGATCCCGCCCCCGTCGGCCGACGCGGAGGGTGCGATCCCGCCTATCCCGATGTGTGCATCCCATCGCCGCCGCCGGATCTCGATTGCGGGGACATCCCCTACCGCGACTTCCGGGTGCTGCCGCCCGATCCGCACCGGCTCGACGGCTGGGACCGGGATGGCGTCGGATGCGAGCGGTGA